Genomic window (Temnothorax longispinosus isolate EJ_2023e chromosome 3, Tlon_JGU_v1, whole genome shotgun sequence):
caattcatCGACGGTTCTTCCACTTCATATTcctctgatatatatattccgcATGTCTTCGTGCATTTCTACGGGCAAAAGCTCGTCGAAAATACCAGTCCGAAGCGTCAAGTTGCTTTTTATACTCATGAAATCTGCccaaaagatatttttataaaaatcgtaTTTACTCGTAAACACATTAAGTTATTTGAGCGTATATCGTAATATATTCGTAATATATcgtaatattacataaaattatgtcttATTGGAAATTAATACCTTTTGTTGTCACTCCTTATTTGGCCCTGTCTGTATTTGTAAAATGCCTTGTTTCTGTCTGTATCTGTATAATGCTGATTATCTTGCTTCATTGTGCGACTATCGAGCGAAGAGTGTTTAGATTTATCACAATCAACGGTGTGCTCTGATATatgattctttattttattctgagAGGATATATTCTCTCCTTCATAAGTCGCTTTGccattaacgatttttttggtGGAGCCAttcgatttaaaatattcttttttccttgGTCTGCTTTCTCCTTCTACAGGCAAAATTTTTGCAGAATCTCTACGATCCATAGTCTTCTTGCTATTCGTATGTTTCTTATGTTTATAATTCTTTGTCTTATGctgaaacaaatttataatttacatttagtGTATGAAACTTTACGCATTATTcaatctaatatatttatcattttatgtatacaaatttttattcacatacaatttaaaaacttatgcagaaattaataaatgtccCATAGATTAACTTACATTTCTTACATTTGATACGGTGTCAAATGTGCTCGTGTTAAGATTAAACTTTGGACAATAGTTAGTTGAAAGTGGACACGTATTTTTCAGCTGCATTAAGATGTTatcaaaactattttttaatatgtcattttttgatattgtaTTTGATTGTAAGTAATCGTCTTTTCTTTCATCCTTAACCGactctttatctttattgtcACTTTCATAATCCTCAATcaattgctttaaaaatttacgtcTTAAGTTgcttatattttctattaccTCAGAGAGAAGTAACTGAGAAGTATTATGTATCTTATGACTGGCGTTTCGCACAAACctgttatataaaatcatttaaatacacggtaataatttacaacagaaaaataagaaaattggaTGTTATGGCTCACATATACTTACTCCATAGTAGATTTGTCTACATTTTGCTTcttattccttttatttttaaaagagttCTCTTTATTATCATCATGAATTCTATGGCTGTTCTGTTTATCATACTTTGGATGCAATACTGTATCATCAGTTTTTGTAATCTGTTCCTTCATCTTTGTATTATCTTTTGTAATCGTTCTATCCAAATTTTTTGATGTATAGTTCGGGAAACAAGACTTGTCATAATCTTTAAACATCTGATTATTTTCGgtcaattgttttaaaaatttatcatcgGGCAATATGCTTTTCAAAagacacaattttttattcaatctgTGTCTttctttatcatatttattgtaCACTTTTGATGTTACCTTGCTCACTTTTTCTGCTAAGTTGGAGAGAAGTAACTTGGTAGTAGTATACATTTGCTTGTGCTGCAAAAAGctgcaaataatataataacttaaatatataacaatactatttagaaataaatatcttcgTATATTATACTTACTTCGAGACATTAGGATTGTACTCGTCTTGTTTGTTATTGgtaagtaatattaatgtatcatAAAATAGTTTTGTATTGTTTACAATATCCAgtgtcttatttattttatttttcaaagaactATTGTCATCATAAATAAACGCCAACGATGATAGTACATGTAGAGATCCTTGAAGTTGATCCAATGGATGTGAGGTAGAATTGAAAAATTCCTTGTTAACCACGATAGGCTTATCACTTGTTTCATTAGAGGAATCAGTAATCTcgaaaaattgtgttaaaaattGCTTCGTAATTTTCTTATCAGCTGGAATATGTGCTTTAATTTCATTCAGCATAGTTTTcactaaaaataaatcaagatGCAAATAATGAATCTACAGCAGTAAATAGTGGATCTTGGATCTCTtctaaaattatgtttattttaccATCTGTCAATTCCTTGCAAGTA
Coding sequences:
- the LOC139809713 gene encoding uncharacterized protein, producing MDDVNINKICLDIQEVELDEEEKEWVKLSWISSQSDDDGSFQSSGIQRDLGNEAAQMKDCDNKGSFTNAELEDISDGISVITESDTDAVNTNLSQICQFKPLESPQMLEVQLSRQKDIWNILIACVLGMIIGLSLSHLFTIPETCPVSDGVDAESLRTASHNIVNTCKELTDVKTMLNEIKAHIPADKKITKQFLTQFFEITDSSNETSDKPIVVNKEFFNSTSHPLDQLQGSLHVLSSLAFIYDDNSSLKNKINKTLDIVNNTKLFYDTLILLTNNKQDEYNPNVSNFLQHKQMYTTTKLLLSNLAEKVSKVTSKVYNKYDKERHRLNKKLCLLKSILPDDKFLKQLTENNQMFKDYDKSCFPNYTSKNLDRTITKDNTKMKEQITKTDDTVLHPKYDKQNSHRIHDDNKENSFKNKRNKKQNVDKSTMEFVRNASHKIHNTSQLLLSEVIENISNLRRKFLKQLIEDYESDNKDKESVKDERKDDYLQSNTISKNDILKNSFDNILMQLKNTCPLSTNYCPKFNLNTSTFDTVSNVRNHKTKNYKHKKHTNSKKTMDRRDSAKILPVEGESRPRKKEYFKSNGSTKKIVNGKATYEGENISSQNKIKNHISEHTVDCDKSKHSSLDSRTMKQDNQHYTDTDRNKAFYKYRQGQIRSDNKRFHEYKKQLDASDWYFRRAFARRNARRHAEYIYQRNMKWKNRR